One part of the Vicia villosa cultivar HV-30 ecotype Madison, WI linkage group LG6, Vvil1.0, whole genome shotgun sequence genome encodes these proteins:
- the LOC131613784 gene encoding uncharacterized protein LOC131613784 encodes MHARKSTGGSVPETFSVQGREGSAYVHNAIAGIVTRILNEGHKVDGISVPLAQMSASENSKDDQDGQDDASKDQGDVETSVDNTDEKNPGAKEVETSEAINVETSGTKDAEVLEPEKAEEVPVAASKETPNEGPTVHDVVNLDDLDDSIDIADDELISSISHRVKTRKGKQACDQDFSKPQVTPQKKVTIKKVKKVLAEPSTTGSKATVKKRKERSVSVPEDDVLSDEFIVNLSQDCGDGTIDDFHKVYVRRKCIDFSPAVINLYLGRDAEAQPELEVTDNEVCKVITGGKVKKWPIKRKLSASSLNVRYALLHKIGAANWVPTNHTSTIAVGLGRFIYAVGTKTKFDYGTYIFDQTMRHVGTSATKLPIAFPSLICGIILKQHPGILKSKDSVCKRESALSFHYKLLQRSDDKTSAGTSQPSKSVNKALLIAELKETCQELDNRKLKLENLIHSLEQSTDDDLAGEKGGDNMDEDKRAEEEAEEEAEGAESGSSDAAEWTSSSSDDNPGGSSDEDSDGSDD; translated from the exons atgcatgcaagaaaatcaactgggGGATCTGTTCCTGAAACCTTTTCTGTTCAAGGTAGAGAGGGTTCTGCTTATGTTCACAATGCGATCGCAGGTATTGTcacaagaatcttgaatgaagggcacaaGGTTGATGGGATATCTGTTCCTTTAGCCCAGATGTCTGCCTCTGAGAACAGCAAAGATGATCAAGATGGTCAAGATGATGCTAGCAAAGATCAGGGTGATGTTGAGACATCGGTTGATAACACTGATGAGAAGAACCCAGGTGCCAAAGAAGTTGAGACATCTGAAGCTATTAATGTTGAAACATCTGGTACTAAAGATGCTGAAGTTCTTGAGCCTGAGAAAGCTGAAGAGGTTCCTGTTGCTGCTTCTAAAGAAACCCCTAATGAAGGTCCTACTGTGCATGATGTTGTGAATCTGGATGATCTGGATGATTCTATTGACATTGCTGATGATGAACTCATCTCTAGCATCTCTCATAGAGTCAAGACTCGTAAGGGCAAACAGGCTTGTGATCAAGATTTCTCCAAACCTCAGGTTACTCCTCAAAAGAAGGTCACTATAAAGAAGGTCAAGAAGGTCCTTGCTGAACCTTCAACCACGGGGAGCAAGGCTactgtgaagaagaggaaggaaagaagtgTTTCTGTCCCAGAAGATGATGTcttaagtgat GAATTTATTGTGAATTTGTCTCAAGATTGTGGTGATGGAACAATTGATGATTTTCATAAGGTGTATGTTAGAAGAAAGTGCATAGATTTTTCCCCTGCTGTTATCAACCTATATCTAGGTAGAGATGCtgaggctcaacctgagcttgaagtgactGATAATGAGGTTTGCAAGGTAATCACTGGTGGTAAGGTTAAGAAGTGGCCCATAAAGAGAAAACTGTCTGCTAGTTCTCTTAATGTCAGGTATGCATTGCTGCACAAAATTGGTGCTGCTAACTGGGTGCCTACCAATCACACTTCCACCATTGCTGTTGGCCTAGGAAGATTCATATATGCTGTGGGAACCAAGACAAAATTTGACTATGGGACCTACATATTTGATCAAACTATGAGGCATGTTGGTACCTCTGCTACCAAGCTTCCCATTGCTTTCCCATCTCTGATATGTGGAATAATCCTCAAGCAACACCCTGGAATTCTGAAAAGTAAAGATTCTGTATGTAAGAGGGAGAGTGCTTTGtcttttcactacaagctgctgCAGAGGTCTGATGACAagacatctgctgggacatcacaACCTAGCAAATCTGTGAACAAAGCTCTTCTTATTGCTGAGCTAAAAGAGACTTGTCAAGAGTTGGACAACAGGAAGCTGAAACTTGAAAATCTCATCCACAGTCTTGAGCAGTCTACAGATGATGATCTTGCTGGTGAAAAGGGTGGTGACAATATGGATGAAGACAAAAGGGCTGAGGAAGAAGCTGAGGAAGAGGCTGAGGGTGCTGAGAGTGGGAGTAGTGATGCTGCTGAATGGACTAGTAGCTCAAGTGATGACAATCCTGGTGGCTCTAGTGATGAAGACAGTGATGGGTCTGATGATTAG